A single region of the Pseudorhizobium banfieldiae genome encodes:
- a CDS encoding aconitase X swivel domain-containing protein, whose product MTTILKCHVGIGQTVEGEALVAKDDFSARYDLDRIKGVFSRPDHALAGQSYHDKILVLNTAKGGVASAWMLHEMKARGIVPKAILFNSANTILAQGAALAGLTMCDRFEDGDVTDLIRTGDQIQVDPETGNVTIKNR is encoded by the coding sequence ATGACGACGATCCTGAAATGCCATGTCGGCATCGGCCAGACGGTCGAAGGCGAAGCGCTGGTGGCCAAGGACGATTTCTCGGCTCGCTATGACCTTGACCGTATCAAGGGCGTCTTCAGTCGCCCCGACCACGCGCTGGCGGGTCAAAGCTATCACGACAAGATCCTAGTGCTGAACACCGCCAAGGGCGGCGTCGCCTCGGCCTGGATGCTGCACGAGATGAAGGCCCGCGGCATCGTCCCGAAAGCGATTCTGTTCAACTCGGCCAACACTATCCTGGCGCAGGGCGCGGCCTTGGCCGGCCTGACCATGTGCGACCGCTTCGAGGATGGCGACGTCACGGACCTGATCCGAACCGGAGACCAGATCCAAGTCGATCCAGAAACCGGAAACGTCACTATCAAAAATCGATGA
- a CDS encoding aconitase X, producing MRLTDEEQAMLAGEFGPVKRWAIDHIVQVGRMFDATDLVPVSQAHIMGDPEAVGEAGADLLETLRRDQARVTIPTITDPRGVDLSWYAPLGQTEEMATLERRIVEAMTGIGIMMTNTCINYQTVMPPVLGDHVAFGDTGVVIYSNSICGARSNFEGGPSALAAGLTGRTPRYGLHLEEKRQATRRFRVTEQPKNLTDWGLLGAAVGKLAGSYWAVPVIEGLGAVPTSDEAKHMGAAMPSYGSTPLFHMVGITPEAPTLAAVGGDKLPVEMVGEDLLGALRSRFGGRGDKVDVVVFAAPQLSLAEMQMVAELSRGREFQVPIFACAAPQVYPDAQRMGFVDAFEQAGGKVLVGTCFYNGFAREVGEANGWTRILSNSAKIVNILGGYGYQPALADMAACIDAAETGVIQ from the coding sequence TTGAGACTTACGGATGAAGAGCAAGCGATGCTTGCTGGGGAATTCGGGCCGGTGAAGCGATGGGCGATCGACCACATTGTACAGGTCGGACGCATGTTCGATGCCACCGACCTGGTCCCTGTCAGCCAGGCCCATATCATGGGCGACCCCGAAGCCGTGGGCGAAGCCGGGGCCGATCTGCTCGAAACGCTGCGCCGTGATCAGGCCCGCGTCACCATCCCGACCATCACCGATCCGCGCGGCGTCGATCTGTCCTGGTATGCGCCTCTGGGCCAGACCGAAGAAATGGCCACGCTGGAGCGTCGCATCGTCGAGGCCATGACCGGCATCGGCATTATGATGACCAATACCTGCATCAACTACCAGACCGTCATGCCGCCGGTGCTAGGCGATCACGTCGCCTTTGGTGATACCGGCGTCGTGATCTATTCCAACTCTATCTGCGGCGCGCGCTCGAACTTCGAGGGCGGTCCCTCGGCACTGGCCGCCGGTCTCACCGGCCGCACGCCGCGCTATGGCCTACATTTGGAAGAAAAGCGGCAGGCTACGCGGCGTTTCCGCGTCACCGAGCAGCCGAAGAACCTGACCGATTGGGGCCTGCTGGGGGCTGCCGTCGGTAAGTTGGCCGGGTCCTATTGGGCCGTGCCGGTGATCGAAGGGCTGGGAGCCGTGCCCACCTCGGACGAGGCCAAGCATATGGGCGCGGCCATGCCCAGCTATGGCTCGACCCCGCTGTTCCACATGGTCGGTATCACCCCCGAGGCGCCGACGCTGGCCGCGGTTGGCGGCGACAAGCTGCCCGTCGAGATGGTGGGCGAGGATCTGCTGGGGGCATTGCGCTCGCGCTTTGGTGGCCGGGGCGACAAGGTCGATGTCGTGGTCTTTGCCGCGCCGCAACTGTCGCTGGCCGAAATGCAGATGGTCGCCGAGCTGTCGCGCGGCCGCGAGTTCCAGGTGCCGATCTTCGCCTGCGCCGCACCGCAGGTCTATCCCGACGCGCAGCGCATGGGCTTTGTCGATGCCTTCGAACAGGCGGGCGGCAAGGTGCTGGTCGGCACCTGCTTTTATAACGGCTTCGCGCGCGAGGTTGGCGAGGCCAATGGCTGGACTCGCATCCTCAGCAATTCCGCGAAGATCGTGAACATCTTGGGCGGCTATGGCTATCAGCCCGCGCTGGCCGACATGGCGGCCTGCATCGACGCCGCTGAAACCGGAGTGATCCAATGA
- a CDS encoding NAD-dependent succinate-semialdehyde dehydrogenase encodes MSEYPNTQLLIAGDWCDGSGNREMPVHNPASGMEIGRVALAEPADLDRALAAADQGFRVWRATSPLTRAKVMRRAADLLRERAEAIARVITLEQGKPIAQSRIEVAVAADTIDWFADEGRRAYGQIIPPRLPGVIQMTMKLPIGPVAAFTPWNFPVTQSVRKIAIALGAGCSMVVKAPEETPASPAALVTAFVDAGLPAGVLNLIYGVPAQISDYLIKSPIIRKISFTGSVEVGKHLASLAGQQMKRCTMELGGHAPVIVTADADIEKAAQTMVMHKFRNAGQVCVSPTRFMIEEAAYDQFTDRFVEISSGLRIGAGIEEDTQLGPLSNSRRLDAIDELIADAVAQGATLRCGGRRVGNEGWFFAPTVLSEVPLSARIMNEEPFGPVAILNRFTSLDDAITEANRLPFGLAAYGWTGSDQAAYRMGAEVETGMMSINHLGLALPETPFGGVKNSGYGSEGGSEAMEAYLDTRFVTRTFA; translated from the coding sequence ATGTCTGAGTATCCCAATACACAGCTGCTGATCGCGGGCGATTGGTGTGACGGCAGCGGCAATCGCGAGATGCCCGTCCACAATCCTGCCTCTGGCATGGAAATCGGCCGGGTCGCCTTGGCAGAACCAGCCGATCTGGACCGCGCGCTGGCGGCTGCCGATCAGGGCTTCCGGGTGTGGCGCGCCACCTCTCCGCTGACGCGGGCTAAAGTCATGCGCCGCGCGGCCGACCTTCTGCGCGAACGCGCCGAAGCGATCGCGCGCGTCATCACGCTGGAACAAGGCAAGCCCATCGCCCAGTCGCGAATCGAGGTCGCGGTCGCAGCCGATACGATCGACTGGTTCGCGGATGAAGGTCGGCGCGCTTATGGCCAGATCATTCCGCCACGCCTGCCCGGCGTGATCCAGATGACGATGAAACTGCCCATCGGGCCGGTCGCCGCATTCACGCCATGGAATTTTCCGGTCACCCAGTCGGTGCGCAAGATCGCAATCGCCTTGGGTGCCGGTTGCTCGATGGTCGTCAAAGCCCCCGAGGAAACGCCCGCATCGCCCGCCGCACTGGTCACCGCATTCGTCGATGCTGGCCTGCCTGCGGGGGTTTTGAACCTTATTTATGGCGTTCCGGCACAGATTTCGGACTACCTGATAAAAAGTCCGATCATCCGCAAGATCTCGTTTACCGGTTCGGTCGAGGTGGGCAAACATCTTGCATCCCTGGCCGGTCAGCAGATGAAACGCTGCACAATGGAGCTGGGCGGTCACGCCCCGGTCATCGTCACGGCTGACGCGGATATCGAAAAGGCTGCGCAGACCATGGTGATGCATAAGTTTCGCAATGCCGGACAGGTTTGCGTGTCACCAACCCGCTTCATGATCGAAGAGGCAGCCTATGATCAGTTCACTGACCGTTTTGTCGAGATCAGCTCGGGCTTGCGCATTGGGGCGGGCATCGAAGAAGATACCCAGCTAGGGCCCTTGTCGAATTCGCGACGTCTAGACGCCATTGACGAATTGATCGCTGATGCTGTAGCTCAAGGAGCCACGCTTCGCTGCGGTGGTCGCCGCGTCGGCAACGAGGGCTGGTTCTTTGCGCCGACGGTTCTTTCCGAAGTTCCGCTGAGTGCCCGGATCATGAATGAGGAACCCTTTGGCCCGGTCGCGATCTTGAACCGCTTCACCTCGCTAGACGATGCCATTACTGAGGCGAACCGCCTGCCCTTCGGACTTGCCGCCTATGGTTGGACCGGATCCGATCAGGCCGCTTATCGCATGGGTGCCGAGGTCGAAACTGGGATGATGTCGATCAACCATCTGGGGTTGGCGCTGCCGGAAACGCCCTTCGGCGGCGTCAAGAATTCGGGCTATGGCAGCGAAGGCGGTTCAGAGGCAATGGAGGCCTATCTGGATACGCGCTTCGTCACGCGGACCTTTGCCTAA
- a CDS encoding IS110 family transposase, with protein MNEAITIGVDLAKSVFQLHGVDQSGKLVLRRQLRRNQMLEFFQKQPGSLVGMEACASAHYWARELGKFGHDVRLMQPRYVQGYVKRGKTDAADAEAICEAVSRPSMRFVSVKSEETQGQLVTHKAREFLVRQQTQIVNAIRAHLGEFGIIIAKGIQNVGRVIAACDSAKLPITARKALNLLADQLVDTQKKIAELTADIRTDSTSSTAAQRLQTIPGVGPITASAFVATLPDIAVFKSARDLSAWLGLTPKPHSTGGKERLGRISKMGNKYLRRLLYLGAMAQVSARRRGGPGDDWLWKIMQRTKPKQAAIALANRMTRRIYALLKHGTEYQADYAN; from the coding sequence ATGAACGAAGCTATCACAATCGGGGTCGATTTGGCCAAATCTGTTTTTCAGCTGCACGGTGTTGATCAAAGCGGGAAGCTGGTTCTCCGACGGCAGCTGCGACGTAATCAGATGCTGGAATTCTTTCAAAAACAGCCTGGCAGTCTGGTCGGCATGGAAGCCTGCGCCAGTGCGCATTATTGGGCGCGCGAGCTCGGTAAATTTGGGCATGATGTGCGTTTAATGCAGCCACGATATGTGCAGGGCTACGTCAAACGCGGCAAGACGGACGCGGCTGATGCCGAGGCAATCTGTGAAGCGGTATCTCGACCTTCAATGCGGTTTGTCTCGGTGAAATCTGAGGAAACGCAAGGCCAGCTTGTCACCCACAAGGCCCGCGAATTCCTCGTGCGCCAGCAGACCCAGATCGTGAATGCGATCCGCGCCCATCTTGGTGAATTCGGGATCATCATTGCGAAGGGCATTCAAAACGTCGGTCGGGTGATCGCAGCATGCGACAGTGCGAAATTGCCGATAACCGCACGCAAGGCGCTGAACTTGCTGGCTGATCAGTTGGTCGACACGCAAAAGAAAATCGCCGAACTGACCGCCGATATTCGAACAGATTCAACATCGAGCACGGCTGCGCAACGCCTCCAGACGATCCCCGGCGTTGGCCCCATTACCGCCAGCGCTTTCGTCGCAACGTTGCCCGACATCGCGGTTTTCAAATCTGCACGCGATCTGTCCGCATGGTTGGGGCTTACGCCGAAACCCCACTCGACCGGTGGAAAGGAACGCTTGGGACGGATTTCAAAGATGGGGAACAAGTATCTACGGCGCCTGCTCTACCTTGGGGCTATGGCTCAGGTCAGTGCACGGCGTCGAGGTGGACCCGGCGACGATTGGCTGTGGAAGATCATGCAGCGGACGAAGCCAAAGCAGGCCGCGATCGCCTTGGCCAACCGCATGACCCGCAGGATCTATGCACTCTTGAAACACGGAACGGAATACCAGGCAGACTACGCCAACTGA